AGACACCACATGATCGACTTGTAATTTCTTCTTTCGTAAATATATCCATACCAAGTATAATATCCTTTTTAAAATCAATGAATTGTTGCGAAGAACAAGCGTATCCGGGGTTATGTAGTTTGCGTCTTGAAATTAAACTAGAATGAGTTGGCATTATTTAAAATATTTTTATAAATATTTTATTTATTTATTAAGGAACTAGTTATACAAGTCAAAAATAAAATGTTACCCCGGACACGCCTTAAGTTTCAGGCTTATTTCTATATAAGTTAACAGAATATGGGCGCATGTATTTCAACAAGTTCCCATCTTTAGATCAAATCCACTTTGTGCACACAAAAACAGGTATTTTCTTGTCTATATGGTTAATTCTTCATTAATTCATTCTGTAGTCGGTTTTGTCCAAGATTTTCAGAAAATAACCTTTAAATAGGAAAAACGAATAAAAATGAGGGTGGCGGTGATCGGAGGTGGGGTAAGTGGATTGGGAAGTGCTTACGTTCTTGCAAGAGATGACGCAGTTAAGGAGTTGGTGTTGTTCGAAAAGGAGGACTCTCTGGGAGGTCATGCTAGAACGATGCGTTTTGATGGCGTTGACTTAGACCTTGGATTCACAGTTTTCAATAGTGTACGTATGCTTGCTCTGCCTCTATCTGGAATTATTAAAACGAAAGCGACCCAAAATTCTCTATGATATCATTTTTTAAGTTTTTGTCGCAAAAATAGAAAAAAAATGACCAAAATATATTTTTATCCTGGAGTTAACTAATTCAAACTTAGAGTTTAGAATTAAGAGGTGAGGTTCTAGAGATAGGGTTTCAAATTTAAAAAAATGAAAAATTAAAATTAAAATTTTCAAAATAAAAATGAACTATCTTGGTTATTTTTTTTTTAAGACTATTTTTATAACAAAAACTTAAAATAGTTATCAGACAAAATTGCCTAATATTTAAGTAAACATCAAGTTTTGAACAAAAGATAGACACACATTCGTTTTAGAAGTTTTTACTCCTATAATCCTATGTCCATTGAACATCTTGAGACGCGTTTCTACACGCTCCTTTTCCATGAGATAAAATTCAATTTCCATCATATGAACATGCTATCTATCATGTTAATACTTTTTTAATCTCATTTCGTGTTGAACAATGATTCGTTTTGGCCATTTACTTTTTTAGGGAACATATTTAATCATTTACTTGAAAACTATATAGTTTAAAGTGTTTTAACGATATAATTAATCAAATCACCATATACGTTTCATGAGTAAATTTTGTGTAGACTAATATTTGTTATTTGCTAATAGCAACTTAAGAAAATTGCTATTTACGTAAATAAGATTACTATATATGTATAATTGAATTGCACAGACCTGATGATGTATATGTGGGCCAAAATGAATAAAAAATCTCTCGTAGCTTTGATTGTGGTGTATAGGCCCTGCCAGGGCCACCTAGACGTTTTAATAGGTCGTGAGTCTTGTGACTCGGGAGTAATAAACTAAAAATACGTTAAAAAAAATTTTGGATAACGATCATGATATATGTAATCAGGTTACGCATCCGAACATGATGGGATTCTTGAAGAACCTAGAGGTAGACATGGAGGATTCTGACATGTCTTTCTCAGTGAGCCTTGACAATGGCCGAGGCTACGAATGGGGCTGCCGCCACGGCCTTTCAAGCTTGTTTGCTCAGAAGAGAAACATTCTCAATCCGTTTTTCTGGCAGATGATCAGAGAAACAAAAAAGTTCAAGGAAGACGTACAAAAATATCTCGAAGACCTGGAGCGTAACCTTGATGTCGACAGAACAGAAACCCTAGGAGAGTTTCTCGAGTCTCATGGGTATTCTAACGTGTTTCAAAAGGCTTACTTGGTGAGATAGTATGTTCATGAGAGTTTCTTGGACAACAAATAAAATAATAAATTTAGGTTTTTTGTTCTAAAGCTAAGATTATGTTATTGGACAGGTACCAGTATGTGGTTTGATATGGTCAGGTTCATCAGAGAGCGTTCTCAACCTTTCGGCGTACTCTGTTCTTTCGTTTTGTCGTAACCACCATTTGCTTCAGGTTCATATATAAATCTGTCAAAAGTATTTTCTAATTTTTGTAAGTATATTTTGATAAAAGAGTGCTTTTTCTTAACTTTGTTTATCATTTAATTTCTTTCTCAGCTCTTTGGGAGGCCAGAGGGGCTGACTGTTGCAGGACGTTCTCAGACTTTTGTGGCAAAGGTTCTAAATTACTAAAGTTGCATGTATTATATATATATATACTAGCTAATAACATGGCGCGGAATGTGATTATTAGTTTCGTTATTTTCTAATAAGGAGACATTAATCTGGATATCAGTTCGGTTTTAAGTTATTTTTTTGGTTTTTAATCTCCTAAAATATAACTATCATTTTAAATCAATATTTATTTGATTCATTCGGTTAAAATATTTGATGTTTTGGCTTTTTTTTCCTCTGATAATTAAAAATTACTATTATTTGTTTGTTTTCATGTTATGAATCTTAGATAGTCGTGATGTCGAACCAATAGTTTCATATTATAGTTTCTAAACAGACAATGATAAAAAAAAAAAAAAAATTATTAAGACAAATCATTTTACTACAATTTGGTCGATAGTGAAAGAAACATTAAGAAAAAGAACATTTTAACTTCCAAAAAATTAGATATTTCAGTGTGCTAAATACTTAGTTATAAGGTGTTCACGTCAATGTGTGCATGTATGTGTATGTAAAAGTATAAAGATGGTTGATAAATATATAAAAATACTTTTAATTAATATTAAATGACATTTTTTCAAAATAATACATGAAAAATAAAATTCTTAAAATGAAATTATTTAAAAACAAAAATATTGTAAAATTTATATAAACTATAATATATAACTTATATATAATTCTTTAAATATATGTATATATATATGCATATAACAGATCAAATTGGATATCTGTTCCTATAAATATTGATATTTGTGATTTTTTTTTACGGATATTGTATTTCAGTGTTTGATTTGCTTCGTAGAGTAACGGACATCTGGATTTTTCGGTTCGAATCAAAACGAATAACGAATCGAATCAAAATTTATGAATAATTTGTCCAGCTCTATTCGTAAACAGTAAAAATAACGTAAATAAGAACCATGAATGTGAGTTTTATATTAAAAAACGTAAAGTACATAGTGTGAACATATTTATGTAGAGTTTGGCTGAAAAGCTCTCTACATGTAACATGTGTCCATTTTAGTGTGAACGCATTTATTACAATACTTTTACACATGACATGTATCCAGTTTAGTGTGAACGCATTCATTACAATGCTTCTACTTTAATATAAGAGATATATATTGGTTTTGTTACTCAGATTACTTGCGGATCAGGTTAGGGCAGAATTGGAGAAACGAGGATGCAAGATTATAACAAATTGCAAAGTACAATCTGTTGCGACATCTGAGAATGGTTGCGTCATAGTAACAACTGAAGATGGATCTCAACAAGTATTCGATAAATGCATATTAGCTGTGCACGCACAAGATGCTTTGAGATTCCTTGGAGATAAAGTTACTTATGATGAGACTAGGGTTCTTGGTGCTTTCCAATACACTGACAGGTAAACCCATACTTGTAATAATATCTAAGTAAGATTCTGGAGACTCATTAACTTGTTTCAATGCAGCGATCTTTATCTCCACCGTGACACTGACCTGATGCCACGGAAGACTGGTGCTTGGAGCGCTTGGAATTTCCTAGGAAGTTCTGAAAATAAAGCGAGCGTTACATATTGGCTCAATATAATTCAGGTACATTGACACATTTGGATAGCTTTAACATAGAAGAAAATGAGATTGAAAGTGTTTTTTTTCTATAACAGAAGCTTGGAGAGGAACATGATCCATTCTTTATCACTGTTAATCCTGAATATACACCAAAGAGAACATTGTTCAAATGGACCACTAGTCATCCTGTGCCCTCTGTTTCCACTTGGAAAGCTTCACAAGAAATATACCAGATTCAAGGGAAGCGTGGTATATGGTTCTGTGGTGCATATCAAGGTAACACCTGGATTTTGTAGTACTAATTAAATTTGTTTTTTTTTAAATTACTCATTATACCTTCTTTAATAAAATGACTAAACCCTATGTTTAGTCCCTGTCAGTGTTAATGTGGTTCATTTACCATTTTGCAGGCTATGGTTTCCATGAAGAAGGACTAAAGGCATTGATCATTTCTATAGTTAATCTAATTCAAAGTTTCTCTTAGTGAGTTTTATTTTTAACTTCAGAAGTTTGTTAATATTATGTCAGGCTGGTATGGCGGCTTCACAAGGTCTGCTAGGGAAAGATATGGTTCCAACTCTTACCAACCTGAAACATATGGTCCCATCTGTAACCGAGAAAGGGGCTCGGTTTTTCTTTACTAAATTCTTGAGAAACTTTATATCAACCGGTTGTATAACGTGAGTCTTTTTCTCTTGTCTTGAACCTCCTAGTTTCATCTTATATTATTTCTTCAGTATTACATATACTTATTATAAGTTAGTTCCTTACAGAATACATGAAGAAGGAGATACAGTGCTCACTTTTGAAGGAAAGGATTCGAGCTGTCACTTGAAATCTATCCTTGAAGTCCACAATCCTCAGTTTTACTGGAAGGTTTGCACATAGGACACTGGTTTTAGATTAGTTCTTGCAATCAGTGAAACTTGTTTTGTCTAAAGATCTAGGGCTGGATTCTTTATTGTTTTTTTCCCATAGGTTATGACACAGGCAGATTTAGGCCTTGCTGATGCTTATATCAATGGAGATTTTTCATTTGCTGATAAGGAAAGAGGGCTTTTAGATCTGATCATGGTATGGTAAATACACTTATTTAAGCATAAAAGATATGAGTTTAGAAGCTTATGACATCTATCTGCTTGATCATAAACTTGCAGATTCTCATTGCTAACAAAGAATTGAACTCAAAAAACTCAAAACGTGCTAAGAAAAGGTAAAGGATGATTCAACTTTTAGCTAAGCTACTAAGTAAGCTTTCACTTGTCACAACATTACAAAAACTTGTGTTTGATCTCATAGGGGATGGTGGACACCGATGTTTCTGACTGCCAGTTTAGCATCTGCAAATAATTTTCTAAAGCATGTCTCTAGGCAAAACACATTAACTCAAGCTCGAAGGAACATTTCTCGTCACTATGATCTTGTAAGTTTTCTTGTGCCCTACAGTCACTATGTGTCAAACGAACATATCTACTCTGAGATTTTGATCTGCTTCATGGTTGGGTACTTATGCAGAGTAATGAGCTTTTTGCTTTGTTCCTGGATGATACCATGACTTATTCCTCTGCAGTATTCAAGGTGGGATATTATTTTATTTTTTTCAGTTAATATATCTGATTCTGACTTGCAACCTTTCTCCATTTTCATGTTATAGTCGGCTGATGAAGATCTGAGAACTGCACAAATGAGAAAAATATATCTTCTGATTGATAAGGTAACATCTATAGAAGAGTGTTTCTTGATTTAAAGCAAGAACCAGGATTCTTTTATTCTCTGTTTTTAATGGCAAAACATTTCACTATAGGCAAGGATTGAGAAGAATCATGAGGTTTTAGAAATCGGATGCGGGTGGGGAACTTTAGCCATAGAAGTTGTGAAAAGAACTGGATGCAAATACACTGGCATCACACTTTCTATTGAACAACTTAAGTATGCAGAAGAAAAAGTGAAAGAAGCTGGACTTGAGGTTAACAGAATCCATCTCTGGATCTTGTTATTGATTTCCATATCCTATGACTAACATCTTAATCACCAGGATCGGATTACGTTTAAGCTCTGCGATTATCGCCAACTATCTGATGCTCACAAATATGACAGGATTATATCTTGGTAATATATTGTCTCTCTTACCTGCTGTATATATGAATTTGTAATCTATCTTATGAAAAAACATTTTGGAAACTTCAGTGAGATGCTAGAAGCGGTTGGCCATGAATTCATGGAGACATTTTTCAGACATTGTGAAGCTGCACTTGCAGAAGATGGCATTTTTGTATTGCAGGTAACATTTTCTTTTTCTTTTTCACTTCAAGCCAATTTCCAGTCCCATGTTTTCTCACAACCATTGATAGTTTTTTTTTTTTTTATAATGTTTTGACCATAAAAGTTCATATCAATACCTGAGGAGCGTTACGATGAGTACAGACTAAGTTCAGATTTCATAAAAGAATACATATTCCCTGGTGGATGCCTTCCTTCTTTAGCCAGAGTTACTTCAGCCATGGCATCTTCTTCTAGACTATGGTAAAGTCTTTTCTTTATCTAGTGTTTAGTTTCAAGTGCATTTTCTCTACTTTCTCTTTCCTTCAACCTTTCTTACACCCAAATAAAAATCAGCATTGAAAACGTTGAGAACATTGGGATTCATTACTACCAAACATTGAGATTGTGGAGGAAGACCTTCTTGGAGAGACAGAAGTAAGCTTAATACTAAAAACATTCCCTCTGTTTTATGTTCTGATAATCATATGCTTTCTCATATGTCCAACTTATTATCTTCGCAGACAAATAAATGATCTTGGATTCGACGATAAATTCATCAGAACATGGGAATATTATTTTGACTACTGTGCAGCTGGTTTCAAGACTCTTACCCTTGGAAACTATCAGGTTACACATATGAGTATTAACCATGCTTTTTGCTCAGTGTCACTCAATAAAGACATTATTTGAATACTTGATCATGCGTTTTGGCCAACGTTACAGGTAGTGTTCTCACGTCCTGGAAATGTAGCTGCACTTGGGGATCCATTACGCAGCTTCCCTTCTGCTTAAGTATAATCAAGATTATATGCATATTTTTCAAACTTTCTTAAAGTATTATTACTCTCATTTCTTGTGTTGTTTTCCATAAAAGATTCATAGTTTCCGTGTGAAAGTATATATGTAAACTTGTAAGAATATATGCTTCCATAATTCTGTACCAACAATATTGTACTGTCCAGACCATATATCAATTTATTCTACAATAAAAGTTCATAACCGCCTCAACAATGTGTCTTATCGTTTACTTCATAAATAAAAAATCCAAAAGTTCCAACACATACCACACCTCGTGAAGAGTGGCCCCTCTTTATATCATAAGCAAGGCAAAAGCCAAAAGTTTGAGGTAATGAGGCTTAGGGCTGCTTCTATAGACCCAAGAGGTTCATCGGCTGGCAGGTATGCATCATCCTTAAATTGCAACATTAAATTATCGGAAACCATTGGGATTTTCACTGATAACTATGTAATACGTGAAGATTCTTACCTTAATCATTGAAGGGCTTTCCTTGGTTGAAAGATATATACGGTAAAAAGTGAATATTTGGCACTTTAACGTGAATCTATGAAACATTGGCGAACCTGATCACCGATTTAACTATGTAATACGTGAAGATTCTCGTACCGTACCGTACGAGTCACATAATCACACAAAAGTGGAGAGCATGCCTTCATCAGATGGAGACAATATTTGTGCAGCCCATCTCAGCTTAAGCATGGGTATTGGCTCATGGAAGGTGCACTGTATCTTTTACTCTTTCATGGTCATCACTAGGGAACAAAATTGGGAACCGATTAAAACTACAAGAAACAGGTTCAATTCGGCTCAGAACATGCATATAACACATAAATAAAGTAAAATTTGGGGTTTCTTTCTCTAATGAACTAGTTTGGCTCTTTTCGCAAAAATATAAGAAAAAAGTTAGTAATTATTAGTTATCAATGACATAAAAATGTTTTGAATGGTAACTAATGGAACGAAGAGAAATACTAATATTTTTTCTTGTTCATTCCTTCTCGTTCCTTTTTTTGTAAAGAATTATAATGTTAATTTGTTCCTAGTTAAGTTTGATAAGAAACTCTTATTCTTCGTCATTCTCAAAATTTTATTCCTATTCATTCTTAATGTTCCTTGATGGTTACCGGGAATATTAATAGTCCCTATAAATTGGAAAAGCTCAATATTTTGAAGGAAAAGAAAGTTGAATATCCATAATTTATTCTGTTGACAATAATAAAAAAATGGAAAATATCCTTTAATATTTGACAAAAAATGGAAAATATCCATTTTCAAGCGAAACTGCAATCGTAACAACATCCACTCACACCCTCCTACTTCCAAATCAACAGTTCGATTCCATTCAATGGCAAAAAGAGCATTCGCGATGCTTGAATGCCAATCTCTAGCGGAGAATTCATCGCCGTTCGTCCACACCAAACGCCCAAAACGCTGTTCCGACGTAGCAGCAGCGACCGAGAGTACAACAACAACAACAACAACAACAACATGTTTGTTCCCAAAAGCGGTTATTGGATACCCGGAATTGTCCGCAGAGCCAAATAGCGATTGGGATAGAAGCGTTTTGTGTAGGATCTGCGTTCGATTACCTGACGGGTGAAGAGTGCAGAGAAACTTCTTGAAATCAGAATCGGTTCAGCTTCTCTGGTCGTTTTGCTACTCCCAGATGGATCAATCGGAGAGGAACAAGCCTTTCAAGCTGTTTCAAGCGATTCCGGGTTATTACAAGAATCTTTATTACGGATCTTACACGAGTTTCGAACAATCTGGGCTTGCCAACTCTTTGATCTCTGTGACTTGGATGTGAAGAATAAGCTCTTTTTTTTTCTTGTTTCTGCTACTCAGTTGTATTTTGTAATCTCAAGTTCATGGGAAAGATTCGATCAAATCGATTTACATAACACACTGTTTCAAAGTCTATCATAGAACGTGTATGATGTATCAACTTTACATAACTTAATCATCGTATTTTTTAAATATTTTTTATCTTTTATTTAAAATACAAATAAATATTGCTTAAGAAAAATCTAAAAAAGTCTTTTCAGAATTATTTAAAATTTTATTTCTGAAAATTAATTAGTTTAAATTTTAATTATCGTAAAATGTGATTAGAACTTCAAATTAAAAATATTTGTGCTTTATGAACGAAGATTAAAATCACATTTAATATATTTAATTATATTTTAGTGATAATAACAAT
The DNA window shown above is from Brassica oleracea var. oleracea cultivar TO1000 chromosome C3, BOL, whole genome shotgun sequence and carries:
- the LOC106332399 gene encoding uncharacterized protein LOC106332399, whose protein sequence is MRVAVIGGGVSGLGSAYVLARDDAVKELVLFEKEDSLGGHARTMRFDGVDLDLGFTVFNSVTHPNMMGFLKNLEVDMEDSDMSFSVSLDNGRGYEWGCRHGLSSLFAQKRNILNPFFWQMIRETKKFKEDVQKYLEDLERNLDVDRTETLGEFLESHGYSNVFQKAYLVPVCGLIWSGSSESVLNLSAYSVLSFCRNHHLLQLFGRPEGLTVAGRSQTFVAKVRAELEKRGCKIITNCKVQSVATSENGCVIVTTEDGSQQVFDKCILAVHAQDALRFLGDKVTYDETRVLGAFQYTDSDLYLHRDTDLMPRKTGAWSAWNFLGSSENKASVTYWLNIIQKLGEEHDPFFITVNPEYTPKRTLFKWTTSHPVPSVSTWKASQEIYQIQGKRGIWFCGAYQGYGFHEEGLKAGMAASQGLLGKDMVPTLTNLKHMVPSVTEKGARFFFTKFLRNFISTGCITIHEEGDTVLTFEGKDSSCHLKSILEVHNPQFYWKVMTQADLGLADAYINGDFSFADKERGLLDLIMILIANKELNSKNSKRAKKRGWWTPMFLTASLASANNFLKHVSRQNTLTQARRNISRHYDLSNELFALFLDDTMTYSSAVFKSADEDLRTAQMRKIYLLIDKARIEKNHEVLEIGCGWGTLAIEVVKRTGCKYTGITLSIEQLKYAEEKVKEAGLEDRITFKLCDYRQLSDAHKYDRIISCEMLEAVGHEFMETFFRHCEAALAEDGIFVLQFISIPEERYDEYRLSSDFIKEYIFPGGCLPSLARVTSAMASSSRLCIENVENIGIHYYQTLRLWRKTFLERQKQINDLGFDDKFIRTWEYYFDYCAAGFKTLTLGNYQVVFSRPGNVAALGDPLRSFPSA